A stretch of DNA from Corvus cornix cornix isolate S_Up_H32 chromosome 13, ASM73873v5, whole genome shotgun sequence:
TCTGAAATATATATGTCTGGTCTGGTCACACATttgcaagaaatgcaaaaaatatatatccaaaaattaaaaactgatgCTGAGAAGGGTTATCAGCATAATCAGATAAGTGCAGAGGTgagcataggaaaaaaagactgaaaaggaTCAACTTGTTTAGCTTGGTAAAACAAAGGCTGAGAAAGGATGTGGTTGCTTTCTAAGCTGTGGGTAAAGCAAGATGCAAAGAGGGAAAGAACTACTCACACTAAAAGGGAATTGCTGGCACAAAATCAAAAGTCTACAAATTCATTGCAAAGAACAGCTGGCAGGATGTCAGAACAGCATTTCAAAGCCTTACAGGAATAACTTTCCAATAGGAATAATGGGCACAGCCTAGtgaattttgtaattaaaatgattatttttacaATTAGAATTTAAATCTTTGAATTTCAATATTTAAGATTAAATGGTGACTGGTACAGGAAAGGACTAGTCTTGATCTAAAttatgttttcttgttttatgaTTTCATACAAGGATTACCCTTCCTCAGCCCACGTCACCATTCAACCTCATCCTCCCCTTCACCTTATCCATCTCCAAATACAATCCTATTACTCTCCACATCCCCTCAAGCCCTTTGTGTCAACCAACTCCTCCTGTCACTCTCCCTTCCCCTACTTCTAAAAATAACTCTCCAGGACAGGCATCAGACAAGCAAAGTTTCAGCCCAGGTATTTGTAGCCTTTACAGGGCTCAGAGCTCTTTTGCTGAACACATCCTTCTTTGTGAAAGGGAATTGGAGTGGTCAGAAGGATGCACTTCCCCttgctgaattttctttggTCATCACTCCTTCCAGGATTTTCTTGGCTGGACCTCAAGAGTAACCTTTGCAGCCAAGAAATCTTCCTAAGAACTTAATTCTTGTAACGTGGACATAAGACTGCTGGTTCGAGACAGGTTGTTATTAGCACTGACAGAAAGAATTGGGAAGGTGCTTCACTCTTACATTTGACTGTTATTCCCATCAGAATGAGACACAGGGAGGGTTTGCACACACATCTGGTCTTCACTTGTGTGAGGAAGCCACTGATGCTTAGCCCGCAGCAGTTCAGCCTCAATTGGCAGCCTGTCTCAATGTAAGTGGATCCATTTTTGTCACTGGAAATGCATGCCATGTTGTGCAAAATTATTCCACTCCCATTACAGTTTAGAGAGAAATATTCTCCATTGCAAGGTTTGCATCTATTTTTTTGGGTGTAACCTAAATACTGAATGCCAAGTCACAGAGAGGTCAGTATGCTCTGAATGTAGAAATATCTCACAGGCCTTTTGTGTAGCACAATGGCcaacacaagcaaacaaaagaactGTAGCAATCCATGGCTACATCACAATCCCAGAAATCAGTCAGTGAACCACTGCTTACTTTAGTAACCACTCGTGCCTTTGTCTctctcacagcacagcagcctaCCATGCTTTTCACTCAGCTGCCATTTATGCCATGCTGCAGAAAGACacaacaaaatactgaaaaagatACAATTACAGTTTACTCTACTGCTCTTATGGCCATACATAGAGCTATTTATAGCTCCaacccaaacagaaaatataGAAGCACAAATGGGGTTCATGCGTCTGCATATGTAAACACATCCAAGCCTATCGTTTCATTCAGTagcaaaagcagaacaaggatAAAGAAATCAACctaaattttgaaatacatcTAAATTTCTGGGAATTCAATTAACTTTTCATATTTGCCAGCCTTTTTCTATCCCACATGTATTGAAAATTAGAATCACCtcctcaatttaaaaaaacccaacaaaataaaaatcaggttATTTAAGTCCTGctaaaattgtaatttttaaatacttttcagtgctttgaagGATAACTATGAAGTTGCTCCTActgccttttaaatatttgttactttctttttgGTACATTCGTATTCTTAGGAAGCAATAACATCACCCCTCCTCAAAAGCTCAAAGGGTCATGTAGGTTTGTTTCTAAGTCCAAATGAATCAGTGCGAAAGCACTTTTGGACTACATTTAGTCAACATCCAAAATTAAACTGTAAATTTTCAACCCAAAATTTCTAAtggtaaatatatatatatgtgtagtTAATTCTCCAGCTCGAATGCCACTGGAATGATCAGCACCAAATTAATAATAACCAGCATGATTTTGGTTTCAAGGGTAGATGGATTTTTACAgtccctgcctctgctcccctACTCAGGTCAATTAAATTAAAGCCTTTGGACTTTCCACATAAGCCATATCTATGGTTACACCTCTGAGTATTAGAagccaaggaaataaaattgcCAAAGATGACAtctgggatttctttttccccactaTCAAAAGCTCCTAAAAAGGTGTCTTATGTTACAAGTTTAAAAATTCACCTGAATGACTGAAATACAGTGAGATGTAATGAGACACATTTTAGTTGTTCTGATTATGGAGATAAGGGAtacttcttcatttttcttattacTTGGTTCTTTAATGTGTTGGTAACCTGAGTTTCCAGATCTTGCTCaactgaaacaaagaaatgagTTGTGACagttttttgaggttttttatttggttttgttgttatatatatatgtcatCATTATTATTAGTTTTGCAATTATGAACTACTCTCCAGCCAAAGTTACACTCCCCAGACACTGTCAGAGTTCTTGCAGACACCTTCTGAGTTAAGATATTGCCAAAAAGTTTTTTAACTTCCCATTACAAAAGTTCTAGCtcaacttttttgtttttcagatccTCAAATAATCAACGACATTCCCAAAGTATCCAGTGCATTAGGTACAGATTCTTCTTTACATACTGCCAACTGCCTTTTTCCTAGACTCTACACTTTCTTATGGAAGGACACCaacccttttccttttgcaaggTCTAGGTATTCCACATACCCCTCTCTGAACAGTGAGAAACCCACAACACCTGCAACCCTCTGCTGCTACAGAATTTAAAACTGATTGTGACTTTGATTAAATACTAGGAAAACCATCATGTGTAAATCAAACCTGGTCAACACATAAATAAGGGAAGGTGTGATGAACTAATTGCATAGTGAAGAGCAAATTGGGACCTTTTTAGAAGGGAATATTTACAAAAACTCACTACTTGGAAATTCAAGAGTTATAAACCAAAGTGTTACGTAGTTGAATGTATATTTGATTATCCAAAGAAGTTATTGAAGCTACCCTTACATCAAGGTTCAAAAAGGAGCTGGGcttttgcatatatttaaagATACAATAAAGATTTCAAAggtgaaaataaacataatgGCTCCAGATTTAAGACAGCCTCTAATAATTGTAAACTAGaataaaaaacaacagcaggaaGCAGATTACACCATGTCTGTCTAACCTGAGTTCTTACATTTCCCTTGGAAACATCTGGAGCAGCTCTTACCAGACACAGAGCACTGGCCTGGACAGAACCAACAGTGGTTAGTTACTGTTATGCACACCAAGGAATTTGACAGTCTGCAGGCAAAACATCTCAAAacatcataaaaatataaagatgACTCCCAGGacctattaaaaatacatatagaATCTTAGACAAGTAATGCAGCAACACCCAGGAGATCAGGCCTGCAGCCCACCTTGTAGCCCTACATTGTGAtcacaaaaagatttttttcctgcaaaatcaCTCATCACACTACTGAGAAGAACCCAGCTTGGTGAGAGGCTCAGAAGAGAATTATTTAAGGTTCACAAAACCTATGGATTGCTTGGAAAGTGAGAGGAACACTACAAATCACATTTCTTAAAGAGGTGCTGGATATTGAATTATTGCTATTCCACCGCAGACTTACCTTGGGCATTGCAAACCAGCACCTTGGCTCCACAAACTATTCCCCCTCAATGAAAAAAAGCTCAGGAATGTCAGGGTGgggataaagaaaaatatttaaaaaaataaaatcacagactCTACACAGTGTATCTTAGAACTACCATTGATTAGAAACTCGCATGGACTCTTATCATGCCCCTGCTTAGCTCTCTGAAGACAATGGCTTGGCTTGCAAGAAATTTAGTTTTCACTTACACCCTTACCATCAGTTGTGTCTGAAAGCCCTTAAtgtttgcagcagaaaaaaaaaaaatctcttctgccaCCCCATGACAATATTTCAGCCAAAGAGATTCTTGGCTTTAGGAAACAtataaaagaaactgaaatttcctCCAGGTGCCATGAATCGAAACCTGTTTTCCTGCAAATGCCCACAGTATGTTCTGCACTGAACAACCTAGAGCAGACACAAGGCCATGTGTCTgggagaaaaaagtgaaaggaagaagTACTTACCACGAGGACAGCACTCAAACGGTCACTTTGGACCTGCTGCACTTGGATGCAGGGCCCTGGCACCTGTAACCTTGAGCCGCTAGGAACATTCCCAGCATCACCatttgggatgctgctgctaCTAGGCCCAAGACCTACAGATGCCCTGTACAAGTAGGTGTGAGTCAGTTTACCCACACCAGTGACCTCCAGCATGTCCGGTGggaggtgggagctgggcagcatGTGCACACTGTAGCAATACTTTTTATAGTCAtcagctgggcagcagcagccattGCAGCAGCAAGTCCGGCAGCGGCACAGCCGGATAATGGCAAGGAAGAAGATGAATGCTGCAAAGATGAATGAGACACAGGAAAGGGAAACGATCAAGTAGATGTTTGTAGCGTTGAGTAGGGGTGGTGGTTCCCCGCTGTCATCAAAGTCTGGCAGCGCCTGGGGCAGGGTGTCAGCCAGCAGGATGCCCACAGTCACGGTGGAGGAGAGCGGTGGATCCCCGTGGTCCCGCACCACCACAACCACCTTGTGCTTGAGGAAGTCAGTGGAGCGCATGGAGCGCGTGGTGCGCAGCTCACCGGTGTGCGGTGACAACTGGAACAGGGTAGAGTCGGAGGAATGGGCAAGGTGATAGGAAAGCCAGGCATTCTGTGCATTGTCCTCATCATCTGCCACCACTTTGGTCACCAGGTAGTCCTCATCAGCCAGGCGGGGCACAACTTCCACAGCTACAGAGCCATTCTGGCTGGTGGGGTACAGGATGGCTGGGGCATTGTCATTCTGGTCTGAGATGTAAACATTCACTGTTATGGAAGCACTCAAGGCTGGTGACCCGTTGTCCTTGGCTTCCACTTGGAAATAGAAGCTCCTAAGCTGCTCAAAATCAAAGGCACGTTTTGCATAGATGCTCCCATTGGCCAAGTTCATAGACAAAAAGCTGGTCAGGGCACTGCCCGCAACTGTGGAATTCCTGAGTGTGTAAGAGACCCGTCCGTTCTCCCCTATATCAGGGTCAGATGCCGAGACCTGGTAGAGAAAAGCACCAAGTGGATTGTTCTCTTCCACAAACACATCGAATGTGTCAGCACTGAAGACAGGGGGGTTATCATTCACGTCAGAAATCTGCACCCAAACAGTCTTCTGAGTGGTGATAGGAGGAGAACCCAAGTCTGTGGCAGTAATGGTGATGTTGTACTCACTGATCAGCTCTCGGTCCAGAAGCTCACTGGTGACAAGGCTGTAGTAGTTTTGAAGGGAAGGCTTTAACTGGAAGGGAAGGTTTTCAGAGATCTGGCAGGTTACTTTCCCATTCTCCCCAGGGTCTTTATCCAAAATACTCAGCAGAGCTATCACCGTGCCAGGAACAGCATCCTCAGGAATGGGACTGGAAAGGGATGTAATTGTAATCTCTGGGCCATGATTGTTCACGTCAGTGATTTCCACCAGCAGCTTAGCTGTGCTGGACATGCCAAATGCCCCATTATCCCTTGCCTCAATAAGCATCTCGAGAAGGGGTCTCTGAACAGCTAAAACGCCACTGACTGTCACCTCCCCAGTGTGCGGGTGAATTGAGAACATTCGCTGTAAGTCAGCAGAAGTTGTATTGCTAAAGGAATACCTGACCTCTCCATTTGGACCTTCATCCAAGTCCGTGGCGTGCACTTGCACTACCAAAGTGCCACTGGGGGAGTTTTCCAAGATACTCGCCCTGTAGACCGAGTGCTCAAATTCTGGTGCATTGTCATTGGTATCCAGCACAGTCACAATTACCGGGACATCACCAGACTTTGGAGGATTCCCACCATCTTTGGCTGTAAGCACAAGTCTGTGAGTGGCTTGCTGCTCCCTGTCTAAGGCTTTCTTCAGCACCAGTTCGGGATATTTACTCCCATCCCCGCGTATCTGCATTTCCAAATAGAAATGTTCATCGGGGCTCAGAGTATAATTCTGGACACTGTTAGCACTTTCATCAAGATCTTGGGCGTTGGGGAGTGTAAACCGTGCCCCAGGTGACAGGAACTCAGGCATGTTTATATGATATTCACTTAAGGGAAAGCTGGGGGAGTTGTCATTTATGTCCAAGACTTTGAATTCCATCCTATAAAGCTCTAGAGGGTTTTCTAACACGAGTTCATAATTCAGAACACAGACAGACTTTAATTCACAAAGCTGTTCTCTGTCtatgggctcattaacagacAAAGCCCCCGTGCTGgcatttatattaaaatattgcttACTTGAACCGGTGATCATGCGAAATTTCCGAGCTGAAAGTGTAGCTGCATCTATTCCTAAATCCTTTGCTATGTTCCCAACAGACGCTCCACGCTCTGTTTCCTCGGCGATGGAATACACTATTTGCCCGTCCGCGGTGCAGCAAATAAGGCAGAAGACCATTAAGTAGCCCCGCATGCTTCCTCCCCTGGCTCAGCTCCCCGCAGACCGGCTCAGCAGGAACATAATCCAGAATTTCAGCAAAACACCCCAAGTTCCCGGCGCGAAGCGAACGGGCACCGGGGCGCACCGGCGGCAAGGCGAGAAGTTCGGTGCAGGCGCGGGAGGCTCCGCGGCGGCTCCgctccccccccctcccctcgcCGTGCCGCCGGCTGCCGTGCGGGGCGAGGCGGCAGCTCCGCAGCGctgcgcccgccgccgccgctcgctGTGACCGGCGCGCCGACCCCGCGCGGTTCTTaggcgggcagcggcggcggcgccgcccAGAGGCCGCGGCGACACCGGCGCCACCGGGGGAGGGGGCTgcgctccccccgccgccgctgTCCCGCCGGCCGGCGGCTGCTTCTCCTCCCgctcctctttcttcccccctctTCTTTAACGCCCCGACGGAGATGGAGCGGGGGGCTGCGCGCAGCCGAGTCCGCGTCATGGATGTGTTTCCGTGAAAAAGAGATGCGGAGCAGACCCCCCTCCGCGCCTTGCGGGAGAGTCAGCGAGAGGATGTGCTGCCGCACGCTGTCAGAGTACCGCGGTGGAAGGGAAAGGTGGATGAGAAGTGACAGGCATCGGCTAAACATGggtcagcacagcccaggcacGCTCCGGCTGAGCACAACATTTCCCAGAGGGGTTTTAAGAGCACAATTAAAGGAGGCAGTCGACTCTACCCCTGTGAAACtttacagggggaaaaaaaaaaaaaggccatcagaaaaagagaatatgcaaaaggaaaaagaaaaaggctctTTGCTGCTTCACCTTTTGAACAAGGTAAATTAACAGAGATTATTGGAGAGAAGGGTCTCTGCACTGACAGTCAGATCACCCCCAGCCACAGATAAGCTCCCATCCAGCCTGCCAAAGCAGGATCGGGATGGCTCGGGTGGCAGGAGAATATGGG
This window harbors:
- the LOC104693510 gene encoding protocadherin alpha-C1 isoform X3, which gives rise to MRGYLMVFCLICCTADGQIVYSIAEETERGASVGNIAKDLGIDAATLSARKFRMITGSSKQYFNINASTGALSVNEPIDREQLCELKSVCVLNYELVLENPLELYRMEFKVLDINDNSPSFPLSEYHINMPEFLSPGARFTLPNAQDLDESANSVQNYTLSPDEHFYLEMQIRGDGSKYPELVLKKALDREQQATHRLVLTAKDGGNPPKSGDVPVIVTVLDTNDNAPEFEHSVYRASILENSPSGTLVVQVHATDLDEGPNGEVRYSFSNTTSADLQRMFSIHPHTGEVTVSGVLAVQRPLLEMLIEARDNGAFGMSSTAKLLVEITDVNNHGPEITITSLSSPIPEDAVPGTVIALLSILDKDPGENGKVTCQISENLPFQLKPSLQNYYSLVTSELLDRELISEYNITITATDLGSPPITTQKTVWVQISDVNDNPPVFSADTFDVFVEENNPLGAFLYQVSASDPDIGENGRVSYTLRNSTVAGSALTSFLSMNLANGSIYAKRAFDFEQLRSFYFQVEAKDNGSPALSASITVNVYISDQNDNAPAILYPTSQNGSVAVEVVPRLADEDYLVTKVVADDEDNAQNAWLSYHLAHSSDSTLFQLSPHTGELRTTRSMRSTDFLKHKVVVVVRDHGDPPLSSTVTVGILLADTLPQALPDFDDSGEPPPLLNATNIYLIVSLSCVSFIFAAFIFFLAIIRLCRCRTCCCNGCCCPADDYKKYCYSVHMLPSSHLPPDMLEVTGVGKLTHTYLYRASVGLGPSSSSIPNGDAGNVPSGSRLQVPGPCIQVQQVQSDRLSAVLVPKHPNPDWRYSASLRAGMQSAVHMEEAGVLRGGPAGPDQQWPTVSSATAEPEAGEVSPPVGAGVNSNSWTFKFGPGNSKQGGPGELPDKFIIPGSPAIISIRQEPPNSQIDKSDFITFGKKEETKKKKKKKKGNKTQEKKEKGNSTTENSDQ